A window of Terriglobus sp. RCC_193 contains these coding sequences:
- a CDS encoding ThuA domain-containing protein: MKFLLALLLLCSSAAAVAQDRILIYTRSYTADGKGYIHGNRASSVVALEKIAADLKIPTDNTDDPIVFTPENLKKYTVMVFSNSNNEAFSTQAQRDAFKGWIEHGGGWVGIHSASGNERTWDWFAQMVGGRFLMHPKKQQFTVKVVDPKFPAMQGVPAEFTVNDECYFTKRFSDTIHPLLTVDTSKLDVTNFKLDRKDFPNPLPIAWWQEFDGGREFYIALGHDNSYYEDPVFDGILKRAILWAAKK, encoded by the coding sequence ATGAAATTTCTTCTTGCCCTGTTGTTGCTGTGCTCGTCTGCTGCGGCGGTTGCGCAGGATCGCATCCTGATCTACACGCGCAGTTACACGGCGGATGGCAAGGGCTATATCCACGGGAACCGCGCGAGCAGCGTGGTGGCGCTGGAGAAGATTGCGGCGGATTTGAAGATTCCTACGGACAATACGGATGACCCCATTGTGTTCACGCCGGAGAATCTGAAGAAGTACACGGTGATGGTGTTCAGCAACAGCAACAATGAGGCGTTCAGCACGCAGGCGCAGCGCGATGCGTTTAAGGGATGGATTGAGCATGGCGGTGGTTGGGTGGGTATTCATTCGGCGTCTGGCAATGAGCGCACGTGGGACTGGTTTGCGCAGATGGTGGGCGGCCGCTTCCTGATGCATCCGAAGAAGCAGCAGTTCACGGTGAAGGTGGTTGATCCGAAGTTTCCCGCGATGCAGGGAGTGCCGGCGGAATTCACCGTGAATGACGAGTGCTACTTCACCAAGCGCTTCAGCGATACGATTCATCCGCTGCTGACAGTGGATACGTCGAAACTGGATGTGACGAACTTCAAGCTGGATCGCAAGGATTTTCCGAATCCGCTGCCGATTGCGTGGTGGCAGGAGTTTGATGGCGGGCGTGAGTTTTATATCGCGCTGGGCCATGACAACTCGTATTACGAAGACCCTGTGTTCGATGGGATATTGAAGCGCGCGATTTTGTGGGCGGCAAAGAAGTAA
- a CDS encoding AI-2E family transporter translates to MSTSSMGPGTGYMQWRTTALFTLTTLCLAATLLFAHTLMFPIIGAVTLAVVTQPMSVWLRRRWSPTLAGIAMVVLVSVVLFAPMYLLIKHLVVQAIAMARYVESGGVDDFLAELAVKHPKLGDALQNAIAQFAPGMSGRAIAGWSAPKLGQAFGAMIHGIVSIVLLLFFYFFLVRDEVAALRAWKSVLPLREDETFDFSRKLRDIIEAIFAGRLLIAMLQGVASGVAYWLVGVPGALLWGFVTFVCCLIPAFGAFLAWVPICLYVGLVLSWTKCLILAIWCSAVVSTMDNFLYPVFVGKKTDLHTGVVFVAIFGGLAFFGISGFILGPVLVASAILLLQIWKQRLSEAGGQ, encoded by the coding sequence ATGAGCACTTCCTCAATGGGACCGGGTACAGGGTATATGCAGTGGCGGACGACGGCGCTGTTTACGCTGACGACGCTGTGTCTGGCAGCGACGTTGTTGTTTGCCCACACGCTGATGTTTCCCATCATCGGCGCAGTCACGCTGGCTGTGGTGACGCAGCCGATGTCTGTGTGGTTGCGCAGGCGTTGGTCGCCCACGCTGGCTGGGATTGCGATGGTGGTGCTGGTCAGCGTGGTGCTGTTTGCGCCGATGTATCTGCTGATCAAGCATCTGGTGGTGCAGGCGATTGCGATGGCTCGCTATGTGGAGTCGGGCGGTGTGGACGACTTTCTGGCAGAGCTTGCAGTGAAGCATCCGAAGCTGGGTGATGCGCTGCAGAATGCGATTGCGCAGTTTGCGCCGGGCATGTCAGGCCGTGCGATTGCGGGTTGGTCCGCGCCGAAGCTGGGGCAGGCGTTTGGCGCGATGATTCACGGCATTGTGAGCATTGTGCTGCTGCTGTTTTTTTACTTCTTTCTGGTGCGGGATGAGGTGGCGGCGCTGCGGGCGTGGAAGTCGGTGTTGCCGCTGCGTGAGGATGAGACGTTTGATTTCAGCCGTAAGCTGCGCGACATTATCGAGGCGATTTTTGCGGGACGTCTGCTGATTGCCATGTTGCAGGGCGTGGCTTCGGGCGTGGCGTACTGGCTGGTGGGTGTGCCCGGCGCGCTGCTGTGGGGATTTGTCACGTTTGTGTGCTGCCTGATTCCCGCGTTTGGCGCATTTCTGGCGTGGGTGCCGATCTGCTTGTATGTGGGACTGGTGCTGAGTTGGACGAAGTGCCTGATTTTGGCAATCTGGTGCAGTGCGGTGGTGAGCACGATGGATAACTTTCTTTACCCGGTGTTTGTGGGGAAGAAGACGGACCTGCATACGGGCGTGGTGTTTGTTGCCATCTTTGGCGGGTTGGCTTTCTTTGGGATCAGCGGGTTTATTTTGGGGCCGGTGCTGGTGGCGTCGGCGATTTTGTTGTTGCAGATATGGAAACAGCGGCTGAGCGAAGCGGGTGGTCAGTAA
- a CDS encoding amidohydrolase family protein yields MIRIVRLIAACVVLTNVIHGQDVQRPTTSVAFHNVDVFDGTRKLAGVTVLVEDGMIRSVGAEITIPPSAEVIDGRGKTLLPGLIDSHTHLGEHLVREFLQDALAFGVTTELEMGGSAASLKMRKEGCSGCADFLTAGTVITAPGGHPTQMAGSPMPMLSPTADVQVFVDQRIAEGSDYIKIIDEHQFPTFSPRRIEDIVIAAHRRNKLAVAHVGSQKEAVESLQAGVDGIAHVFADSPPDPKFAQMVLDHHAFVITTLTVFESLSAGGGKRWWELEPNLNARLTPSMKTMLAIRLPASPTIHLGYAEQTIALLKKAGVPLLAGTDSPVPGIAHGVSLHRELELLVQSGLSPSEALTAATYTPATPARQFGLHDRGRITVGLRADLILVGGDPTTDIQALRNIIGVWKLGVRVPR; encoded by the coding sequence TTGATACGGATCGTGCGCTTGATTGCAGCTTGCGTAGTTCTTACAAACGTCATCCACGGCCAAGACGTTCAACGACCAACGACTTCGGTAGCTTTCCACAACGTCGACGTATTTGATGGAACCCGAAAGCTTGCTGGCGTCACTGTACTGGTCGAAGACGGGATGATTCGAAGCGTGGGGGCAGAGATTACGATTCCTCCGTCGGCAGAGGTGATCGACGGACGTGGAAAAACCCTTCTCCCGGGCCTGATTGATTCGCACACACATCTAGGAGAACATCTGGTTCGAGAGTTTCTGCAAGATGCCCTGGCTTTTGGGGTGACGACCGAACTGGAGATGGGTGGTTCTGCCGCGAGCCTGAAGATGCGTAAGGAAGGATGTTCCGGCTGTGCCGATTTTCTTACCGCTGGAACGGTCATAACCGCGCCTGGCGGGCACCCGACACAAATGGCTGGCTCTCCAATGCCTATGCTCTCACCCACTGCAGATGTACAGGTGTTTGTGGATCAACGCATTGCGGAAGGCTCTGACTACATCAAGATTATTGATGAGCATCAGTTTCCGACGTTTTCTCCCCGGCGAATTGAAGACATTGTGATCGCAGCTCATCGGCGCAACAAATTGGCTGTAGCGCATGTGGGGTCTCAGAAAGAAGCGGTTGAATCATTGCAGGCTGGCGTCGACGGCATTGCCCATGTCTTTGCCGACTCTCCTCCTGACCCGAAATTTGCGCAGATGGTCCTCGATCACCACGCGTTTGTCATTACAACACTCACAGTTTTCGAGTCGTTGAGTGCAGGGGGTGGCAAGCGCTGGTGGGAACTGGAACCTAATCTGAACGCCCGCCTTACCCCGTCGATGAAAACCATGCTTGCGATTCGGCTACCCGCTTCGCCGACGATTCATCTGGGCTACGCAGAACAAACTATTGCTCTGCTAAAGAAAGCTGGAGTGCCGTTGCTTGCAGGTACAGATTCACCTGTGCCTGGAATTGCGCATGGCGTGAGTCTGCACCGTGAACTAGAGCTTCTTGTGCAGTCCGGCTTATCGCCATCGGAGGCGCTGACAGCGGCGACGTATACGCCAGCTACGCCAGCGCGGCAATTCGGCCTTCATGACAGAGGGAGGATCACCGTGGGACTGCGCGCGGACCTGATCCTGGTGGGTGGCGACCCAACCACTGATATTCAAGCTCTGCGCAACATCATAGGTGTTTGGAAACTGGGTGTACGTGTCCCTCGCTGA
- a CDS encoding pseudouridine synthase has product MPSKNMLPKGKRRHSVKADYRTQRDAARDAVAAELAVTEAVLYGEEVPVVKPAIPNTAVPDKRGKGYQKSGKRQQRTVETVAKELPPSAMDEDDELIVPLDVLASPGGLATRTLVATPESRGMRLDAYLAWALPEISRARAQLLIEHGQVRVNDSPGKAKHKLNGNEQIVVEGQPQPAPLRATPEDIPLSIVYEDKHMAVIDKPAGMMVHAGSGLTDDARSSGTLVNALLFHFKDKLSDVGGALRPGIVHRLDKQTSGLIMVAKSDAAHRALAEMFSERSLEKRYIALVHRHVKSERGLIDLPIARDRLRRTRMTTRVGNRYLTTASHGTPANRHPDEPEERTSRRPNDPRPARTHYTVLERLHTTAGDFTLLDLKIETGRTHQIRVHMQSLGHPVVGDTLYGAPAKIPGLKAEGTGPTLHRNFLHAAHLVLDHPITGKELDLEAPLPVELASLLEQLRALEIPAAPAKPKHAEDW; this is encoded by the coding sequence ATGCCCAGTAAAAATATGTTGCCGAAGGGCAAGCGGCGGCACTCTGTGAAGGCGGACTACCGTACGCAGCGGGATGCTGCGCGCGATGCGGTGGCTGCGGAACTGGCAGTGACGGAAGCGGTGCTGTACGGCGAAGAAGTTCCCGTGGTGAAGCCTGCGATCCCGAATACTGCTGTGCCGGACAAGCGTGGCAAGGGATATCAGAAAAGCGGCAAGCGGCAGCAGCGGACTGTGGAGACGGTAGCAAAGGAACTTCCTCCGTCTGCAATGGATGAAGATGACGAACTGATTGTGCCGCTGGACGTTTTGGCTTCCCCCGGAGGATTGGCGACGCGAACGCTGGTGGCTACGCCTGAGTCGCGTGGGATGCGGCTGGATGCTTATCTGGCGTGGGCGTTGCCGGAGATCAGCAGGGCGCGGGCGCAGTTGCTGATTGAGCATGGGCAGGTGCGGGTGAACGATTCGCCTGGGAAGGCAAAGCACAAACTCAATGGCAATGAGCAGATTGTGGTGGAAGGCCAGCCGCAGCCTGCGCCGCTGCGCGCGACGCCGGAAGACATTCCGCTGAGCATTGTGTATGAAGACAAGCACATGGCCGTGATTGATAAGCCCGCGGGCATGATGGTGCATGCGGGCAGCGGCCTGACCGATGATGCGCGTAGCAGTGGCACGCTGGTGAATGCGTTATTGTTTCACTTCAAAGATAAGCTGAGCGATGTGGGCGGAGCGCTGCGGCCGGGCATTGTGCATCGTCTGGACAAGCAGACCAGTGGCCTGATCATGGTGGCGAAGAGCGATGCGGCGCATCGTGCGTTGGCGGAGATGTTTTCCGAGCGGTCGCTGGAGAAGCGATACATTGCGCTGGTGCATCGGCATGTGAAGAGTGAGCGTGGATTGATCGATCTGCCGATTGCGCGCGATCGCCTGCGCCGCACGCGCATGACGACGCGTGTGGGGAACCGGTATCTGACCACGGCGAGCCATGGCACGCCCGCTAACCGTCATCCGGATGAGCCGGAAGAGCGTACTTCACGCAGGCCAAATGATCCGCGGCCAGCAAGGACGCATTACACCGTGCTGGAGCGGCTGCACACGACGGCGGGGGATTTCACGCTGCTGGATCTGAAGATTGAAACCGGACGCACCCACCAGATCCGTGTTCATATGCAGTCGCTGGGGCATCCTGTGGTGGGCGATACGCTGTATGGCGCGCCTGCGAAGATTCCGGGCCTCAAGGCAGAGGGAACCGGGCCCACGCTGCATCGGAATTTTCTTCATGCGGCGCATCTGGTGCTGGATCATCCGATTACAGGAAAAGAGCTGGATTTGGAGGCTCCCCTGCCGGTAGAACTTGCGTCTCTCTTAGAGCAGCTTCGTGCGTTGGAAATACCGGCAGCGCCCGCCAAGCCAAAACACGCCGAGGATTGGTAA
- a CDS encoding CCA tRNA nucleotidyltransferase — protein MKALENTKATPAFQAALHIVEELRNRGFHAYFAGGCVRDLLMGIAPKDYDVATNARPETVMMGFDRTFSVGAHFGVVIVCNADKDEGCEIQTEVATFRCDGEYVDGRRPVEVEYAEKPEDDVQRRDFTINGMLLDPVGLTEHNIAEKLLDFVNGQQDLQARIVRAIGDPQKRFEEDKLRMLRAVRFAARLDFTIEEQTLRAIRQQATTITQVSNERIRDELTKMLTEGHAKHAFELLDASGLLQHVLPEVAAMKGVEQPPEWHPEGDVWIHTLLLLDKLPADVKGTLAWGALLHDVGKPPTFRAPDPADPKPRIRFNGHAEVGATMTRAIMNRLRFSSADIDQVVSLVANHMRFGDVRHMKQSTLKRFFRLHDFPEHLALHKLDVTSSHNLLDLYRYAKEEFEKAPEEVYKPTLLLTGRDLIDAGLKPGPRFKQLLQDLEDAQLEGAIHTREEAINLLRDLLAKTPAEAVH, from the coding sequence ATGAAGGCACTGGAAAACACAAAGGCAACACCGGCATTTCAGGCAGCGCTGCATATCGTGGAAGAGCTGCGCAACCGCGGCTTCCACGCTTATTTCGCAGGCGGCTGCGTGCGAGATCTGCTCATGGGCATCGCCCCCAAGGACTACGACGTCGCCACCAACGCCCGACCGGAAACCGTCATGATGGGCTTTGATCGCACCTTCAGTGTCGGCGCACATTTCGGCGTGGTCATCGTGTGCAACGCAGACAAAGACGAAGGCTGCGAGATACAAACCGAAGTCGCAACCTTCCGCTGCGACGGCGAGTACGTCGACGGTCGCCGCCCCGTGGAAGTGGAATACGCAGAAAAACCAGAAGACGATGTACAGCGCCGCGACTTCACCATCAACGGCATGTTGCTCGACCCCGTCGGCCTGACAGAACACAACATTGCAGAGAAATTGCTCGACTTCGTCAACGGCCAGCAGGACCTGCAGGCACGCATCGTTCGCGCCATCGGCGATCCACAAAAGCGGTTCGAAGAAGACAAACTCCGCATGTTGCGGGCGGTCCGTTTCGCCGCACGCCTTGACTTCACCATCGAAGAACAAACCCTGCGCGCCATACGACAACAGGCCACCACCATCACACAGGTTAGCAACGAACGCATCCGCGACGAGCTAACCAAGATGCTCACCGAAGGCCACGCCAAACACGCCTTCGAACTACTCGACGCATCCGGTCTGCTTCAACATGTCCTCCCTGAAGTCGCTGCGATGAAGGGCGTAGAGCAACCGCCCGAATGGCACCCCGAAGGCGACGTCTGGATTCACACGCTGCTGCTGCTCGACAAACTCCCCGCAGATGTAAAAGGCACACTGGCATGGGGCGCATTACTGCACGACGTAGGCAAACCGCCCACCTTTCGCGCACCCGATCCAGCAGACCCAAAGCCCCGCATCCGTTTCAACGGCCACGCAGAAGTGGGTGCCACCATGACCCGCGCCATCATGAACCGTCTACGCTTTTCGTCCGCAGACATAGACCAGGTCGTCTCACTCGTAGCCAATCACATGCGCTTTGGCGACGTAAGACATATGAAGCAGAGCACGCTGAAACGCTTCTTCCGCCTGCACGACTTCCCTGAGCATCTGGCACTGCACAAGCTCGACGTCACCAGTTCGCACAACCTGCTGGACCTGTACCGCTACGCAAAAGAAGAGTTCGAGAAAGCGCCCGAAGAAGTCTACAAACCCACACTGCTGCTCACCGGGCGCGACCTCATCGACGCAGGCCTGAAGCCCGGCCCGCGCTTCAAACAACTACTGCAAGACCTGGAGGACGCCCAACTCGAAGGTGCAATCCACACACGCGAAGAAGCCATCAACCTGCTGCGCGACCTGCTCGCAAAAACTCCTGCGGAGGCTGTCCATTGA
- a CDS encoding cell division protein ZapA — translation MQNSVPQSVTVAIYDQNYHLRGVDPQHIEALAQLVDSKMRAVSSQGATVDSLRVAVLAALNIADELMELRERHRELLDSLDHAETANRDRAHSLASMLDEALRDEYRVAV, via the coding sequence ATGCAGAATTCCGTCCCCCAGTCCGTAACGGTTGCCATCTACGACCAGAACTACCATCTGCGCGGTGTGGACCCGCAGCACATTGAAGCGCTGGCGCAGCTGGTGGACAGCAAGATGCGTGCGGTGTCGTCGCAGGGCGCCACGGTGGATTCTCTGCGCGTGGCGGTGCTGGCGGCGCTGAACATTGCGGATGAGTTGATGGAACTGCGTGAGCGGCACCGGGAATTGCTGGATTCGCTGGATCATGCGGAGACGGCGAACCGGGATCGGGCGCATTCGCTGGCGTCGATGCTGGATGAGGCTTTGCGGGACGAGTATCGCGTGGCCGTTTAG
- the tsaD gene encoding tRNA (adenosine(37)-N6)-threonylcarbamoyltransferase complex transferase subunit TsaD has protein sequence MGNGLILGIESSCDETAAAVVRAGSDVLSNVVATQMQMHALYGGVVPELASREHLRNIVPVVRESLRQAGIEAKDVDAVAVTAGPGLAGALLVGISYAKAYAYALGKPLIAVNHLEGHIHAVLMESSESIHKSSESASQRVSESVGSVVGDAAGNTLALVVSGGHTHLYLASLDEGVWRYRNVGRTVDDAAGEAYDKVAKLLGLGYPGGPWIDRLSAFGNPRAVPFRFVEINRGTVDEPSFDFSFSGIKTAVLRYIETHGMKGAIEDRRAALEKIASPALDDVRALCDAATLDLIASFQAAVVGNLIRQTMAAAQHFGAKRIVVSGGVAANRELRARFEAEAGKRGLTVRFPAADLSTDNAAMIAAAAWSKFAQGEFAGPTLNATPQLRLG, from the coding sequence ATGGGCAATGGCCTGATTTTGGGGATCGAAAGCTCTTGCGACGAGACTGCGGCGGCGGTGGTACGTGCGGGCAGCGATGTGCTGTCCAACGTTGTCGCGACGCAGATGCAGATGCATGCGCTGTATGGCGGCGTGGTGCCGGAGCTGGCCAGCCGCGAACACCTGCGGAATATTGTGCCGGTGGTGCGGGAGTCGCTGCGGCAGGCTGGCATTGAAGCCAAGGATGTGGATGCCGTTGCCGTGACTGCGGGGCCGGGGCTGGCGGGTGCGCTGCTGGTGGGGATTTCGTATGCCAAGGCGTATGCGTATGCGCTGGGGAAGCCGTTGATTGCGGTGAATCATCTGGAAGGGCATATTCATGCGGTCTTGATGGAGAGCAGCGAGTCAATCCATAAAAGCAGCGAGTCAGCGAGTCAGCGGGTTAGCGAGTCAGTGGGGTCGGTTGTCGGTGACGCGGCTGGGAATACGCTGGCGCTTGTTGTGAGTGGTGGGCATACGCATCTTTATCTGGCTTCGCTCGATGAGGGAGTTTGGCGCTATCGCAATGTGGGACGCACGGTGGATGATGCGGCTGGCGAGGCCTATGACAAGGTGGCGAAGCTGCTGGGATTGGGGTATCCCGGTGGCCCGTGGATTGACCGGTTGAGTGCGTTTGGGAATCCGCGTGCTGTGCCGTTCCGGTTTGTGGAGATCAATCGCGGGACGGTGGACGAGCCTTCGTTTGATTTTTCGTTCAGCGGGATCAAGACGGCAGTGCTGCGGTACATCGAAACGCATGGGATGAAGGGTGCGATTGAGGATCGGCGGGCTGCTCTGGAGAAGATTGCTTCGCCTGCACTGGACGATGTGCGTGCGCTTTGCGATGCTGCGACGCTGGACCTGATTGCGAGTTTTCAGGCGGCGGTGGTGGGGAACCTGATCCGGCAGACGATGGCGGCGGCGCAGCATTTTGGAGCGAAGCGGATCGTGGTGAGCGGCGGTGTGGCGGCGAATCGGGAGCTGCGGGCGCGGTTTGAGGCGGAGGCGGGGAAACGCGGTCTGACCGTTCGTTTTCCTGCAGCGGACCTGTCCACGGACAACGCGGCAATGATTGCGGCGGCGGCATGGTCGAAGTTCGCGCAGGGTGAGTTTGCGGGCCCTACCTTGAATGCCACGCCGCAGCTTCGCCTCGGATAA
- a CDS encoding prolipoprotein diacylglyceryl transferase, whose amino-acid sequence MHPHLFRIGPVTVPTFGAIAALGLVLAISLAARGARVMRLNEDAVWNLCLWMAAGTLVLSRLIIVAQVWKSFAKYPLYILTLPTVTKWGLLLALGSGAVYVLVKRLPWLRTLDALAPAALLLQAFLHLGTHFSGDDLGLATSSRLGVVFGDQGYHPVALYSAVLTLVACAVAFVWLHRESQPGETFGLSLTLAALIRFFVDTLRPGWVLPATMIGNLLRVDQLVLVLLAVAGLSFFFQRKGVRYAQ is encoded by the coding sequence ATGCATCCACACCTGTTCCGTATCGGCCCGGTCACTGTCCCCACGTTTGGGGCGATTGCGGCGTTAGGTCTGGTGCTGGCGATTTCGCTGGCGGCGCGCGGCGCGCGGGTGATGCGGCTGAATGAGGACGCCGTGTGGAACCTGTGCCTGTGGATGGCGGCGGGAACGCTGGTGCTGTCGCGCCTGATTATTGTGGCGCAGGTTTGGAAGTCGTTTGCGAAGTATCCGTTGTACATCCTGACGTTGCCCACGGTGACTAAGTGGGGGCTGCTGCTGGCGCTGGGTAGTGGCGCGGTGTACGTGCTGGTGAAGCGGCTGCCGTGGCTGCGCACGCTGGATGCGTTGGCTCCTGCGGCGTTGCTGTTGCAGGCGTTTCTGCACCTGGGAACGCACTTTTCCGGCGATGATCTTGGGTTGGCCACATCGTCCCGGCTGGGCGTTGTGTTTGGCGATCAGGGGTATCACCCGGTGGCGTTGTATTCGGCGGTGCTGACGCTGGTGGCGTGTGCGGTGGCGTTTGTGTGGCTGCATCGTGAGTCGCAGCCGGGCGAGACGTTTGGGCTGAGCCTGACGCTGGCGGCGCTGATTCGGTTTTTTGTGGATACGCTTCGTCCGGGTTGGGTTCTACCCGCGACGATGATTGGCAACCTGCTGCGGGTAGACCAGCTTGTGCTGGTGCTGCTGGCAGTGGCGGGTTTGAGTTTTTTCTTTCAACGAAAGGGCGTGCGTTATGCCCAGTAA
- the cysS gene encoding cysteine--tRNA ligase, which yields MPIELFNTLGSRVEPLTASRDNTLRMYCCGPTVYDYGHIGNFRTFLHVDVLRRTARLNGLALKHVMNITDVDDKIIRNAGAAGMPIADYTAKYEKAFFEDMDALGVERPEIVAHATESIPEMVALVEQLASEDIAYKTEDGSWYFRIAKFPDYGKLSGKDLEGIEDGARVDVDEYEKDAARDFALWKATKPGETSWQTAIGEGRPGWHIECSAMALKHLGPNFDVHAGGEDLTFPHHENEIAQSECATHQPFARHWFHVRFLLVEGKKMSKSEGNFFTLRDLLLKGYRASAIRFLLISVPYRNQMNFTFEGLTESANAIERLRTFVRRLDAAVKNPALPEVANEELLALSIAKRDAFHAALRNDLNTAEARAAVFDMVRAANITLDNGTFGCGNVDAVQKLLNDFDAVFDVLTDRDAAISKAAVAWAQAEGRTDIAAELLTAQSITDEEIDALIAERTDARKRRNFARGDAIRNELLEKGVVIEDGKDGVTWKRK from the coding sequence ATGCCCATCGAACTCTTTAATACTCTTGGCAGCCGCGTGGAGCCGCTGACTGCGTCGCGGGACAACACGCTGCGTATGTACTGTTGCGGCCCCACCGTGTATGACTACGGCCACATTGGCAACTTCCGCACATTTCTGCATGTGGATGTGCTGCGGCGCACCGCGCGGCTGAACGGCCTGGCGCTGAAGCACGTGATGAACATCACGGATGTGGATGACAAGATCATCCGCAATGCAGGCGCGGCGGGCATGCCGATTGCCGATTACACGGCGAAGTACGAGAAGGCTTTCTTCGAAGACATGGATGCGCTGGGCGTGGAGCGTCCGGAGATTGTGGCGCATGCGACGGAAAGTATCCCGGAGATGGTTGCGCTGGTGGAGCAGCTTGCGTCCGAAGACATTGCCTACAAGACCGAGGATGGCTCGTGGTACTTCCGCATTGCGAAGTTTCCGGATTACGGCAAGCTGAGCGGCAAGGACCTGGAAGGCATTGAAGACGGCGCGCGCGTGGACGTGGACGAGTACGAGAAGGATGCCGCGCGCGATTTTGCCCTGTGGAAGGCGACCAAGCCCGGCGAAACATCGTGGCAGACGGCGATTGGTGAGGGGCGGCCGGGGTGGCACATTGAGTGCTCGGCGATGGCGCTGAAGCACCTGGGGCCTAACTTCGACGTTCATGCTGGTGGCGAGGACCTGACGTTCCCGCACCATGAAAACGAAATTGCGCAGAGTGAGTGCGCTACGCATCAGCCGTTTGCGCGGCACTGGTTTCATGTGCGTTTTCTGCTCGTTGAGGGCAAGAAGATGTCCAAGAGCGAGGGCAACTTCTTCACGCTGCGCGACCTGCTGCTGAAGGGCTATCGCGCGTCGGCGATTCGTTTTCTGTTGATCAGCGTGCCGTATCGCAACCAGATGAACTTCACGTTTGAAGGTCTGACGGAGAGCGCGAATGCGATTGAGCGTCTGCGGACGTTTGTGCGCAGGCTGGATGCCGCGGTGAAGAATCCTGCTTTGCCTGAGGTGGCAAACGAAGAACTGCTTGCCTTGTCGATTGCCAAGCGCGATGCGTTTCATGCGGCGTTGCGGAACGATCTGAATACCGCGGAGGCGCGCGCTGCCGTGTTTGACATGGTGCGTGCGGCGAATATCACGCTGGATAACGGCACGTTTGGCTGCGGCAATGTGGATGCAGTACAGAAGCTGCTGAACGACTTTGATGCGGTGTTTGATGTGTTGACGGATCGCGATGCGGCCATCAGCAAGGCTGCTGTGGCGTGGGCGCAGGCAGAGGGCCGCACGGATATTGCGGCGGAACTGCTGACGGCACAGAGCATCACGGACGAGGAGATTGACGCGCTGATTGCGGAGCGTACAGACGCGCGCAAACGGCGAAATTTCGCTCGTGGAGATGCCATCCGCAATGAGCTGCTGGAAAAAGGCGTCGTGATTGAGGACGGTAAAGACGGCGTGACCTGGAAGCGCAAGTAG